The following are encoded together in the Methanobrevibacter sp. genome:
- the rbr gene encoding rubrerythrin, whose translation MADLKGTKTEENLKAALGGESQARVKYEFYASQAKKDGYVEIKDIFQESSDNEKEHAKIWFKLLHDGKVPDTLTNLADAAAGEHYEWTEMYKEFAETARAEGFDDIAALFDAAGATEKAHEDRYNALSDKINAGKVFKKDEEIAWKCNNCGYIHIGKDAPEVCPLCDHPQAHFRKKDTSYI comes from the coding sequence ATGGCAGATTTAAAAGGAACCAAAACTGAAGAAAACCTAAAGGCAGCTCTTGGTGGCGAATCTCAAGCACGCGTAAAATATGAATTCTATGCTTCACAAGCTAAAAAAGATGGTTATGTTGAAATCAAGGACATTTTCCAGGAGTCATCTGACAATGAAAAGGAACATGCTAAAATCTGGTTTAAGCTTTTGCATGACGGCAAAGTACCTGACACCTTAACCAATCTTGCAGATGCTGCAGCTGGAGAGCATTATGAATGGACTGAGATGTACAAGGAATTTGCAGAAACTGCACGCGCAGAAGGTTTCGATGATATTGCAGCATTGTTCGATGCAGCTGGTGCTACTGAAAAGGCACACGAAGATAGATATAATGCATTGTCTGATAAGATAAATGCAGGAAAAGTCTTTAAAAAAGATGAAGAAATTGCATGGAAATGCAATAATTGCGGATATATCCATATTGGAAAAGACGCTCCTGAAGTCTGTCCATTATGCGATCACCCACAAGCACACTTCAGAAAAAAAGATACTAGTTATATCTGA
- the bsh gene encoding choloylglycine hydrolase, producing MCTASEYLTRGHYFGRNFDYEISYFERVCITPRNYEFEFKKIDEIKSHHAIIGIAAGVDAYPLYYDACNEKGVAIAGLNFAGNAIYREYEEGMVNVTPFEFIPYLLSQSESVEDVKELLKDLNMVNINFSEELPLSPLHWMISDRNSSIIVEPLENGLKVYDNPVGVLTNNPTFDMQLFNLNNYRNLSVKTPENTFAKDLDLDTYSRGMGAIGLPGDLSSASRFVKVAFTKENSFSGDSEAESVSQFFHILGSVEQQKGLTFIDDPDLYEYTIYSSCYNTDKGILYYKTYDNHQITAVDLNKENLDGDSLIIYPLISEAQINFVN from the coding sequence ATGTGTACTGCAAGCGAATATTTAACAAGGGGCCATTATTTTGGCAGAAATTTCGACTATGAAATTTCATATTTTGAAAGAGTTTGTATAACTCCAAGGAACTACGAATTTGAATTTAAGAAAATTGATGAGATAAAATCTCATCACGCTATAATTGGAATTGCTGCAGGTGTTGACGCTTATCCTTTATATTATGATGCTTGTAATGAAAAGGGAGTTGCAATAGCAGGTCTTAACTTTGCAGGCAATGCCATTTATAGGGAATATGAGGAGGGAATGGTAAATGTAACACCATTTGAATTCATTCCTTATTTGCTGTCTCAATCGGAGTCGGTAGAGGATGTTAAGGAGTTGCTCAAGGATCTTAATATGGTGAATATTAATTTCTCAGAGGAATTGCCTTTGTCTCCACTTCATTGGATGATATCTGATAGGAATTCTTCAATAATCGTTGAACCTTTGGAAAATGGTTTAAAGGTTTATGATAATCCTGTTGGCGTTTTAACCAATAATCCTACCTTTGATATGCAATTGTTTAATTTAAACAATTACAGGAATCTGTCTGTCAAGACACCTGAAAATACCTTCGCAAAAGATCTTGATTTGGATACCTATAGCAGAGGCATGGGTGCAATTGGGCTTCCTGGGGATTTGTCTTCAGCGTCCCGTTTTGTAAAGGTTGCTTTCACTAAGGAAAATTCATTTTCCGGTGACAGTGAAGCTGAAAGCGTTTCACAGTTCTTCCATATCTTAGGTTCTGTTGAACAGCAGAAAGGATTGACATTCATTGATGATCCTGATTTGTATGAGTATACAATTTACTCATCTTGCTACAATACAGATAAGGGTATTTTGTATTATAAAACCTATGATAATCATCAAATTACCGCTGTAGACTTGAATAAGGAGAATCTTGATGGTGACAGTTTGATTATTTATCCATTGATCAGTGAGGCACAAATCAATTTTGTAAATTAA
- a CDS encoding MIP/aquaporin family protein, producing MASCNIGKKFIAELIGTFLLVFIGTGAAVVTLLISDSVTPGAAGIGLLGGLGDWIAIALAFGLTVMACIYVFGKISGAHLNPAVTIGLLVSKNISLIDSVYYIIAQVIGACLGSLLLFVCLGAPAVTIGGLGATAPGLGVSYIQAMIAECIGTFFLMLVVMGVAVDEKAEPGFAGISIGMTVATVIVVLGAFTGASINPARTFGPYLMDVLLGGTNFWAYFPIYLIGPIVGAVLAALVYSYLAKGNDACALPQPFFDE from the coding sequence ATGGCTTCTTGTAATATTGGAAAAAAATTCATTGCAGAGCTCATAGGTACCTTCCTATTAGTATTCATTGGTACCGGGGCTGCTGTTGTAACTTTATTGATTTCTGATAGCGTTACTCCTGGGGCTGCTGGCATTGGATTGCTCGGCGGTCTTGGAGACTGGATAGCTATTGCATTAGCATTTGGTTTAACTGTAATGGCTTGTATTTATGTATTTGGTAAAATATCTGGTGCACATTTAAACCCAGCAGTGACCATTGGATTGCTTGTAAGCAAAAACATTTCATTAATTGACAGTGTTTACTACATCATAGCTCAAGTAATCGGTGCATGTTTAGGCAGTTTATTGTTATTCGTCTGTTTAGGTGCTCCTGCTGTAACCATTGGAGGATTAGGTGCTACTGCTCCTGGACTTGGAGTAAGCTATATTCAAGCTATGATTGCTGAATGTATTGGTACTTTCTTCTTAATGCTTGTAGTTATGGGTGTTGCAGTTGACGAAAAGGCAGAACCTGGATTTGCGGGAATTTCCATTGGTATGACTGTAGCTACTGTAATCGTTGTACTTGGTGCATTCACTGGTGCATCCATTAACCCAGCACGTACCTTTGGTCCTTACTTAATGGATGTCTTGCTTGGCGGTACCAATTTCTGGGCTTACTTCCCAATTTATTTAATTGGACCAATAGTAGGTGCAGTCCTTGCAGCTTTAGTATACTCATACTTAGCTAAAGGAAACGATGCTTGTGCATTGCCACAACCATTCTTTGATGAATAA
- a CDS encoding DUF2193 domain-containing protein has protein sequence MKELYEKMINESVAALQADIDVISANRYNDFKIVDAKPYADAVAGMTCADGQAESVIDLHKKSVESHYKVLTSVTETIRPEDDPFIEHYQTPPVLEILCEEDGEFADSMGVFIQAIADNEALVAKESIRRYGGFYGPTCVVDFALMPGSTSNVVNQILQTIDIPVMHKQAILSAKSWGMNTSYGIGDAFANAIEAGATAAEATEKEIAALQMIYKEPIEGQGKLMDDAGHSSFDVRAFMEGYKKEMRAVVKAAMDDGVHYGNIVTVPAYCVGDIGHHIGQASYNMCKDDVILAVIQATAKVMEASLKSNIDNFTSPYNVLSLATGSTACSAEYILELDGFNAPMVVDLLTKRFHNFVQQYPTRGAAAELHNCDFMDMIFRGYNAISAARKSRSSQKIDLVPKVAGFDVDLSPIADNEVLMNPQRYTYPACGITVRFSSLMRLSDYPCLLTPEPVTATMMTNIIALNKEAPGSPVRGCKNCAACMIDAKHEYCQWRESV, from the coding sequence ATGAAAGAATTATATGAAAAAATGATTAATGAATCAGTAGCTGCTCTCCAAGCAGATATTGATGTAATTAGCGCAAATAGATACAATGACTTTAAAATTGTTGATGCAAAACCTTATGCTGACGCTGTAGCAGGAATGACCTGTGCAGACGGCCAAGCAGAATCTGTAATTGACTTACACAAAAAATCTGTAGAAAGCCATTACAAGGTATTGACTTCTGTAACTGAAACCATCAGACCAGAAGACGATCCATTCATTGAACATTACCAAACTCCTCCTGTACTTGAAATCTTATGTGAGGAAGATGGTGAATTTGCAGACAGCATGGGCGTATTCATTCAAGCTATTGCTGACAATGAAGCATTGGTTGCAAAAGAATCTATCCGCAGATATGGCGGTTTCTATGGTCCTACCTGTGTAGTGGACTTTGCTTTAATGCCTGGAAGTACTTCCAATGTTGTAAACCAAATCTTGCAAACCATTGACATTCCAGTAATGCACAAACAAGCTATTCTTTCTGCAAAATCATGGGGTATGAACACTTCCTATGGTATTGGAGATGCTTTTGCAAACGCTATTGAAGCTGGTGCAACTGCTGCAGAAGCAACCGAAAAGGAAATTGCTGCATTGCAAATGATCTACAAAGAACCTATAGAAGGTCAAGGCAAATTAATGGATGATGCAGGACACTCATCATTTGATGTAAGAGCATTTATGGAAGGATACAAAAAAGAAATGAGAGCTGTTGTAAAAGCTGCAATGGATGATGGAGTACACTACGGTAACATTGTTACTGTACCTGCATATTGTGTAGGTGATATTGGTCACCACATTGGTCAAGCAAGCTACAACATGTGTAAAGATGACGTAATCTTAGCAGTTATCCAAGCAACTGCAAAAGTTATGGAAGCAAGCTTAAAATCTAACATTGACAATTTCACAAGTCCTTACAATGTATTATCATTAGCAACTGGTTCAACTGCATGTTCTGCAGAATACATTCTTGAATTAGACGGATTCAACGCTCCTATGGTAGTGGATTTATTAACTAAAAGATTCCACAACTTCGTACAGCAATATCCTACCAGAGGCGCAGCTGCAGAATTACACAACTGTGACTTTATGGACATGATTTTCAGAGGTTACAATGCAATAAGTGCAGCTAGAAAATCTAGAAGCAGTCAAAAAATTGATCTTGTACCTAAAGTTGCAGGATTTGATGTTGACTTATCACCAATTGCTGATAATGAAGTTCTCATGAACCCACAAAGATACACTTACCCTGCTTGTGGTATTACAGTAAGATTCTCCTCATTAATGAGACTTTCAGACTACCCATGCTTACTTACTCCAGAACCTGTAACTGCAACCATGATGACAAACATCATTGCACTTAATAAGGAAGCTCCTGGTTCTCCAGTAAGAGGCTGTAAAAACTGTGCTGCATGTATGATTGATGCAAAACACGAATACTGTCAATGGAGAGAATCTGTATAG
- the metK gene encoding methionine adenosyltransferase: MSEIYKTFTSESVTQGHPDKVADIISDAILDAFMEQDPHAHVACETCVTTDFCMVFGEVTADANITRADIERIIRDTIIEIGYDNPDLKFDGHNCEVVSLLHAQSPDIKQGVDREGEESGAGDQGMMFGYATNETDSLMPFPIDLARKLTNKLTELRESGEIPYLRPDGKAQVSVNYDKDGNVISLDAVVLSTQHDETMSNNQEQLKADIREKLFKAVIPQELMTENTKEHINPTGVFEIGGPHGDAGLTGRKIIVDTYGGYARHGGGAFSGKDCTKVDRSACYMARYIAKNIVASGLAEKCEIQISYAIGVAEPTSVMVDTYGTEVPTTKSMDEIVRENFKLTPDGIIETLNLRSTKYKQTAKYGHFGIEGLPWEKTDKVEDLKKYIA, translated from the coding sequence ATGAGTGAAATATATAAGACATTCACATCTGAATCAGTAACCCAAGGGCATCCTGATAAAGTTGCAGATATCATTTCAGATGCAATTTTAGATGCATTTATGGAACAGGACCCTCATGCGCATGTTGCATGTGAAACCTGTGTAACTACTGATTTTTGTATGGTATTTGGTGAAGTTACAGCAGATGCCAATATTACTAGGGCTGATATTGAAAGAATCATTAGAGACACCATCATTGAAATTGGATATGATAATCCTGACTTGAAATTTGATGGTCACAACTGTGAAGTTGTCAGTTTATTGCATGCTCAATCTCCAGACATTAAGCAAGGAGTAGACCGCGAAGGTGAAGAAAGTGGAGCTGGAGATCAAGGTATGATGTTCGGTTATGCAACCAATGAAACTGATTCTTTAATGCCATTCCCAATTGATTTAGCTCGTAAGCTTACTAATAAATTAACAGAGCTCCGTGAAAGCGGTGAAATTCCATACTTAAGGCCTGATGGTAAAGCTCAAGTATCTGTAAACTACGATAAGGATGGAAATGTAATTTCATTGGATGCAGTTGTTCTTTCAACTCAGCATGATGAGACAATGTCAAATAATCAGGAACAGCTTAAGGCAGATATACGTGAAAAGCTCTTCAAGGCAGTTATTCCACAGGAATTAATGACAGAAAACACTAAAGAGCACATCAATCCTACAGGTGTTTTTGAAATAGGCGGTCCTCATGGTGATGCAGGATTGACTGGACGTAAAATCATTGTGGATACCTACGGAGGATATGCAAGACACGGTGGTGGAGCATTTTCAGGTAAAGACTGCACTAAAGTGGATAGAAGTGCATGCTATATGGCAAGATACATTGCTAAAAATATTGTAGCAAGCGGACTTGCAGAAAAATGTGAGATTCAGATATCCTATGCAATTGGAGTTGCTGAGCCAACTTCAGTTATGGTAGACACTTATGGAACTGAAGTCCCTACCACAAAATCCATGGATGAAATTGTTCGTGAAAACTTTAAATTGACTCCTGATGGAATCATTGAAACCTTGAATTTAAGATCTACCAAATATAAACAAACAGCTAAATATGGTCACTTTGGAATTGAAGGTCTTCCATGGGAGAAAACCGATAAGGTTGAAGATTTAAAGAAATACATTGCATAA
- the upp gene encoding uracil phosphoribosyltransferase: MNEIVLNHPLITHKLGILRSVTTGTKEFRELVTEISTLLCYEATRDAKLEEVEIETPLAKMQTGQLNEDNYAVVPILRAGMGMVDGIINVIPNAKVGHIGLYRNEETFEPVEYYYKMPSDIKDRIAMIIDPMLATGGSVSATIDKLKADGVKQIKFLCIVAAPEGIKVIETNHPDVQIYCAVVDKGLNENKYIVPGLGDAGDRIYGTK, translated from the coding sequence ATGAATGAAATTGTTTTAAACCATCCATTGATAACACATAAATTAGGTATTTTAAGAAGTGTTACTACAGGTACTAAAGAGTTTAGAGAGCTTGTTACTGAGATATCCACTCTTTTATGTTATGAAGCTACTAGGGATGCAAAGCTTGAGGAAGTGGAAATTGAAACTCCTTTGGCAAAGATGCAAACCGGCCAACTGAATGAAGACAATTATGCTGTCGTACCTATTTTAAGAGCAGGTATGGGTATGGTTGATGGGATTATCAATGTAATTCCTAATGCTAAAGTAGGGCATATTGGGCTTTACCGTAATGAAGAAACCTTTGAGCCTGTTGAATACTACTACAAGATGCCATCTGATATTAAAGATAGGATAGCTATGATTATAGATCCTATGCTTGCAACAGGTGGAAGCGTTTCAGCAACCATTGATAAGCTTAAGGCAGATGGTGTAAAGCAAATAAAGTTTTTATGCATTGTTGCGGCGCCTGAAGGAATTAAAGTAATTGAAACCAATCACCCAGATGTTCAGATTTATTGTGCAGTGGTTGATAAAGGATTAAATGAGAATAAATATATCGTTCCAGGTCTTGGAGATGCTGGAGATAGAATATACGGTACAAAATAA
- a CDS encoding solute carrier family 23 protein: MSENDADMIYDLWDKPPIVEWILLSLQRLCAIFGATILVPIVVNTTVGEPVLSVPVALITSGIGTLIYVICTRNRSPVYLGSSFAFIAPMVAGFAIGGKSSIFSALMVVGLVYVAIAIIIAVTGNDWINKLLPPVIVGPMIMVIGLCLAPTAIQEIGLDQAVVPMNNLIVALVAFLTTAVIAIRGRGVLKVIPFLIGIIVSYIVAACLGMVDLSGFYAASIFEVPEFYMPFVNYSFNTAALLTIVPIALVTMVEHVGDHKVLGEIIGRDLIKDPGLNRTLLGDGLATFFAALLGGPANTTYGENTSVVGLTRVASIYVIGLTAVFAVLFAFSGHLTALLAAMPNPVIGGVAILLYGFIAVNGVKLLIQEKVDFNNNKNIVVAATMLVFGLGGATLSIVQGDLSVSISGMALAAIIGVVLNLIIPEREEDNEYVPEVK, from the coding sequence ATGAGTGAAAATGATGCAGATATGATTTATGATTTATGGGATAAGCCACCTATTGTAGAGTGGATCTTATTATCCCTTCAACGTTTATGTGCTATTTTTGGTGCTACCATTTTAGTACCGATTGTAGTAAACACTACTGTTGGCGAACCTGTGTTGTCTGTTCCAGTAGCTTTAATCACTTCTGGGATAGGTACACTTATTTATGTAATTTGTACACGGAATAGAAGTCCAGTATATCTGGGAAGTTCCTTTGCATTTATTGCACCTATGGTTGCAGGATTTGCTATTGGCGGTAAATCAAGTATTTTCTCAGCTTTAATGGTTGTAGGTTTAGTATACGTTGCAATTGCAATCATTATTGCAGTAACTGGTAATGATTGGATCAATAAGCTATTGCCTCCTGTAATTGTAGGGCCTATGATTATGGTTATTGGTCTTTGTTTAGCTCCAACTGCTATTCAAGAAATCGGTCTTGACCAAGCTGTTGTTCCAATGAATAACCTTATTGTAGCACTTGTTGCATTCCTGACAACTGCTGTAATAGCTATTCGTGGAAGAGGAGTATTGAAGGTTATTCCTTTCTTGATTGGTATTATAGTCTCATATATTGTTGCAGCTTGCTTAGGTATGGTTGACTTATCTGGATTCTATGCAGCAAGCATATTTGAAGTCCCTGAATTCTACATGCCATTTGTCAACTATAGCTTTAACACTGCTGCTCTTTTGACAATCGTTCCAATTGCTCTTGTAACTATGGTAGAGCATGTAGGGGACCATAAGGTATTGGGAGAAATCATTGGAAGAGACTTGATTAAAGACCCTGGTTTAAACAGAACCCTTTTAGGTGACGGTCTTGCTACCTTCTTTGCAGCATTGCTCGGTGGTCCTGCAAACACTACCTATGGAGAAAACACTTCTGTTGTAGGTTTAACAAGAGTGGCATCAATTTATGTTATTGGTTTAACTGCAGTCTTTGCTGTTCTCTTTGCATTCTCTGGACATTTAACTGCACTTCTTGCAGCTATGCCTAACCCTGTTATTGGTGGTGTAGCAATTCTTCTTTACGGATTCATTGCAGTTAATGGGGTAAAACTCTTAATCCAAGAGAAAGTTGACTTCAATAACAATAAGAACATTGTTGTTGCAGCGACCATGTTAGTATTTGGTTTAGGTGGAGCTACCTTATCCATTGTTCAAGGTGACTTATCAGTATCCATTTCTGGTATGGCTCTTGCAGCAATCATTGGTGTAGTACTTAACTTAATCATTCCAGAAAGAGAAGAAGATAATGAATATGTTCCAGAAGTTAAATAA